The Populus alba chromosome 4, ASM523922v2, whole genome shotgun sequence genome contains a region encoding:
- the LOC118038966 gene encoding OVARIAN TUMOR DOMAIN-containing deubiquitinating enzyme 6, which translates to MTRILVQRGSGSSSNQSRAGSSSSAARPDTQGTSTLQAVSTPKDEDVGEEVQEQVVVDEFLENSGSHDNKVVKSDELLMGSINGDRSDSLNDEIVDNDKVGNEEGVGSGDSVKGLGGLILERSPVESEGSSSDCPENGSGSPQPPPPPVPPPKPDLTNSNSRRFISGTSNSVRIGSSRRAVAWPVVSTRSSPTGSRPSSPRSHGENEGYNSADEQNPCFVSSYDDFERERQFEIDIRRSKGLEVKRMLEDGNCLFRAVTDQVYGDSEMYDLARQMCVDYMERERDHFSQFITEGFTSYCKRKRRDKVYGNNVEIQALSEMYNRPIHIYSYSTEPINIGSYNTDTPPIQLSYHHGNHYNSLVNPRRSTIGAGLGFSCLQGASVDRDQVKAAIKAQQDQQIDNALLAEGQFYSDLEVTEKEIERMVMEASRAEYLSDNKFKPQLGRKGSSTSGAEPSSSGARSSSASETTKVEGAREHGLQDTVLSSSMQIVLSMGFSYLQAIEAYSIFGDDVDSMVCYLVETTSSSSSRRKGKATE; encoded by the exons ATGACTCGTATTCTAGTTCAGCGAGGCAGTGGTTCTTCTTCGAACCAGAGCCGTGCAGGATCTTCTTCTTCGGCTGCTAGGCCAGACACACAGGGTACTAGCACCCTCCAGGCTGTTTCGACTCCGAAAGATGAGGATGTTGGTGAGGAGGTGCAAGAGCAGGTAGTGGTCGATGAATTCTTGGAGAATAGTGGTAGTCATGATAATAAAGTGGTAAAAAGTGACGAGCTTTTGATGGGAAGCATAAATGGTGACCGAAGTGACagtttaaatgatgaaattgttgaTAACGATAAAGTGGGTAATGAGGAAGGGGTGGGATCAGGGGATTCGGTTAAAGGATTGGGTGGGCTGATTTTGGAGAGATCTCCTGTGGAGAGTGAAGGTTCAAGTTCTGATTGTCCAGAGAACGGTAGTGGAAGCCCACAGCCACCACCGCCTCCTGTGCCACCTCCAAAACCTGACCTAACAAACTCGAATTCAAGGAGATTTATATCAGGAACTTCAAATTCTGTGCGAATTGGATCATCTAGGAGAGCAGTCGCTTGGCCTGTTGTTTCGACAAGGTCTTCACCAACTGGATCACGGCCATCCTCTCCTAGGTCTCATGGTGAAAATGAGGGGTACAATAGTGCTGATGAGCAGAATCCTTGCTTCGTTTCCTCTTATGATGATTTC GAAAGAGAGAGGCAGTTTGAGATTGACATCAGACGGTCCAAAGGGTTAGAAGTCAAAAGAATGTTGGAGGATGGGAATTGTCTCTTCCGTGCTGTGACAGATCAAGTTTATGGGGATTCTGAAATGTATGATTTGGCCAGACAAATGTGCGTGGACTAtatg GAAAGGGAAAGGGATCACTTTTCTCAATTCATTACTGAAGGTTTTACATCTTACTGTAAGAGGAAGAGAAGAGACAAG GTGTATGGAAACAATGTGGAGATCCAAGCTTTATCTGAAATGTACAATCGACCAATCCACATTTATTCCTATAGCACCG AACCCATCAACATTGGGAGCTACAATACAGACACACCTCCCATACAGCTAAGCTATCATCATGGTAATCATTACAACTCTCTTGTCAACCCACGCCGTTCAACAATTGGTGCAGGACTTGGTTTCAGCTGTCTTCAAGGG GCAAGTGTGGATAGAGATCAGGTCAAAGCTGCTATTAAAGCTCAACAAGACCAGcagattgataat GCACTTCTGGCTGAGGGGCAGTTTTACTCTGATCTTGAGGTTACTGAGAAGGAGATTGAGCGCATGGTGATGGAAGCTTCTAGAGCTGAGTATCTTTCTGATAACAAGTTCAAACCACAACTTGGCCGTAAGGGATCTTCTACTTCTGGTGCAGAACCATCATCTTCTGGCGCTA GATCATCATCGGCCAGTGAGACTACTAAGGTGGAAGGTGCAAGAGAACATGGCTTACAGGATACTGTCCTTAGCAGCAGTATGCAGATCGTGCTGTCAATGGGATTCAGTTACCTGCAAGCAATCGAGGCCTACAGCATATTTGGTGATGATGTGGATTCCATGGTTTGTTACCTCGTGGAaaccaccagcagcagcagcagcagacgCAAAGGCAAGGCAACTGAATGA